The genomic interval ATCAAATGCTTTGTTTCAAATTATTGTATAGTATTATTGTTACGAAGAGCATAGGACTCAAAAATATACCAAAACAAATTTCTATTACAGAGAATCTGAAAGACCTTTCATGATCGGAAGCATACACAAGTGCACAaacatattataaatataaacgGAAGCAAATAAAGAAGAGGCCGAGAATTTACAGTGATTTATCCCAAattagggctacgtccactttTAGTTCCGGTGAGAAAAGCTCACTGCAATATATGAGAAATGAAGATTACACCCTCGAAAATGATTCACAAACACTTTATGTACATCATTGATTTGCTAACAAAAATGCTCAAATAATCACAAATACATATTAGAGGCTAAGACCTATTGAATCAGAGAACTAAGGATAACAAGGAAAATAAGCACATACAAAACATTTACAGAGTAAATGAAAGGAACCCCCCAAACCCTCGATTGATCGAAACTCCCTCTCTCTATCCCTTTTCTCTCGTGACGCTTCACATCCCGATGCGTGAGATAAATAGTAGATCTGGATAGCTAGGATTGAGCTCCATAAAGGTAAGATGAATGGCCAAGATTTAGTCACGTAACACGATCAATATTCCAACGGAAAGGCAATAAGGCGCCATCTGAAAAAGGGGATGGTTGCCACGCAGCCATCATGTAGGCGCCACACGGCAGCTTGTAGTCGCCAAATGTGGCCCTCAAATCCtctaacccaaatggcatcgtTTGATGCTTCAccaaaaaatatcaattatcttttttacacaataattattttaatatggCAATTTTGCATCAGCCACATTTTTAAAGGAGAATTAATGTGCATTATGTATGTTTtgttgtgtgtgagtgtatTGTGTTATGTGTGTGGGAGTGTTTGTCCCATTGCTTGGTAAGGAGAGTCTAAATGGGTATAAATAGCCCAAATCTTGATATTGGGTTTGGGCCCTAAGAGCACTCAAATTTTGTGAGCGCGTGAACCCATACACGCACGCCCGCGCCGCCACCACCGTTCGTCTGTCCAGTCGATTCGATTCGGATAGGAtcaatatgaataaaataatatatttttagtaaaaatttatttaatatatattaatattattttttcctattatcCAAACAAACCTCCAAATTTTCAATGCACGCGTTGCAGTGCTATCGCGGTCCCACCCAGCAACTTTTCGGATTTCATGCACACTTTCTGGTTTATTTTGTCTCCTCGCAGTCCCAacttcttttccttgttttatGCATGGTTGTCCAATGCTTTATATACATAATGAGGCTCCAGGATCCATTTGCTCTTCTTCTGCATATTGCATATACGAATTTCCTCTCCAATTTACTATTCATAAGAGAGTTCAATCTCATTTCCAAACTTTCTTCAATCCAAAATAGAGAGCGAAATTCCTTCTTGAGTTCTGTTAGCTTCGGCAGTTCTTGGCTGTTGTTCTGTTAGTGAGATCGTTTCATCATGCTAAGACTATCGTCGTAGTCTGCTAGCTGCCGGTGCAGGGCGATTCTGTCTTCAGGACAGCGCGCTTGCACGACTCGAtctgaattaaatttttttgctcATTGCAGTGTTGTCTACTTTGGCCATTAATTACAACTTTCTTGTACcgattttatattaattattgttgTTTACCCCAACAATCTGAAGACAACGTTTTATAAGTTGTCATGGCCACCAACACTAATGTTCTCGATGCTGCCCCAGTCGCTGGTGCCGCCTCTACCACTTTTGTTGGGCTTATTGTTGCCAAGGCGACTCCTTATGTTGAAAAGCCACAACAATTTAATGGCGAAGATTTTAAAAGATGGCAACAGAAAATGGTGTTTTATCTCACCACGCTGAATCTGGCTCATATCCTTAAGGAGGATTGTCCGGTTACAACCGAAGAAAACAAGACTCCCGAAACTGAAGCTATCAAAGAAGCATGGCTGTATTTTGACTTTTTGTGTcggaattatatatattttgagtgGATTGACAGACTCATTATATAATGTCTATTGCAATGCTTATCAGAGGTCGAGACAACTATGGGAAGATTTAGACAAGAAATACAAGCTGAAAGATGCTGGCACCAAGAAATATCTTGTGGGGAAGTTTTTGGACTTCAAAATGGTTGATACCAAATTGGTAGTCAACCAGATGGAAGAATTGTAAATCATTATTAGTGATTTGCACAGTGAGGGATGGTCATAAATGAACCATTCCAAGTTGTTGCTGTGATTAAGAAATTGTCACATTCATggaaagatttcaagaattatctCAAGCATAAGAGAAATGAGTTGTCTATGGAGGATCTACCACTTAGACTCCGTATTGAAGAGGACAACAAAAATGGAGATAAAATATCTCACAAGTTTGAAGCAAGGGCTAATATTGCTGAGGCTCCGGCTCCAAGGTCCCAACCCAAAAAGCAACAAGCTaagaagaagagtgggcaccTGGGTCCTAAAAATAATGCTGCTAACAAACGTATCCAAGGCAGTTGTTAGGTGTGTGGCAAGACGGTCATAGAGCTATTGACTGTCGTCACAAGAAGAGATAGAGCTCTGGCAACAACCAGCGCAAAACCAAGCCTAGTCAAGCCAATGTGATGGAAGATGGCAATCTTGTTATACTCGCTTCTGATGTTTGCATTGTTACTGACAAATGCTGGTGGATTGACATAAGGGCCATGAGGCACATTTGTGGGGGACAAGTCTCTGTTCAccatttatgaaaaattaaactgTATTGAGAAACTATATATGGGGAATGCTTCAGCTTTTATTGTGGAATGAAAATGCAAGGTCATGCTGAAATGGACCTCTGGAAAAATACTTACCCTCTATGATGTCTGGCATGTGCCTGAAATTCGaaagaatttagtttttggAACTATGTTGAACAAATATGGGTTTAGACTTGTATTTGAGTCAGACAAATTTACTCTGATTAAGGGGGGTTTGTATGTGAGAAGGGGTTATCTGCATGATGGCATGTTTAAACTCAATGTATTAGTCTAAGTTCCCAAGAATATTAAGAAGAAGAACTCTTCTGTTTATATTGTTGAGTTGTGTAATGTTTGGCATTCAAAGTTAGGGCACGTCAATTATCGTTTTCTACAAAGAATGATAACTTTAAAACTATTGCCTAATTTTAACATTGATAAAAGACataaatgtgaagtttgtgtTGAATCAAAATTTGCAAGAAAACCATTTCCACCAGTGGAAAGAAATAGTgaattacttgatttaattcatagtgatgtttgtgaCATGAAAAGTACTCCTACAAGAGgtggtaaaaaatattttgtcacatttatttATGACTATAGTAAATATTGTTATGTATATTTACTGCATAGTAAAGATGAGATCTTAGATGTTTTTATAACATATAAGgtagaagttgaaaatcaacttgGAAAGAAATTAAAGGTGTTAAGATCAGATAGAGATAGTGAGTATGAATCATCGTCTCTTTCTGAGTTCTGTGAAGTTCATGGTATAATCCATCAAACCACGACACcttatacaccacaacaaaatggtatagctaaaaggaaaaatcgaacattaaaagacatggttaattgcatgcTAAATAGTTCAGGATTACCCCATAATTTGTGGGGAGAAGCTTTGCTTATTGCAAATTTAATATTGAATAGAATCTCACATAAGAGACTGATAAGTCTCCTTATGAAGTGTGGAATGAGAAGCAACCCTCTTATAGAATCCTAAAAATATGGGGGTTTTTAGCAAAGGTACACGTGCCTTTACCAAAAAGAACTAAACTTAGACTTAAAACTATTGATTGTGCCTTTATAGGCTATGTTTTGCATAGTGCAGCCTATAGATTCCTAGTTATtaaatcaaaaatttctaaTATTAATAACACAATTATGGAATCTATTGAAGTTGAATTCTTTAAgaatatatttccttttaagGAAGAAAGACACAATGATGGTAGTACCAAAAGGTATTATGAGGCACATTCTTTGAAAGGTCAAGATGATCAGGAAACTAAATTTGAACCTAGAAAAAGCAAAAGAGTCAAGAAAGCAAGATCTTTTGGACCAGATTTTGTAGCCTATATGTTACAAGACGAGCCTAAAACCTTTGATGAAACTATGTCTTCATCTGACGCTCCATATTGGAAAGAAGCTATCAATAGTGAAATAGAATCCATTATGCAAAATAACACATGGGTATTGGTGAACTTACCTCAGGGAAGTAAACCaattggatgcaaatggatCTTCAAGAGAAAATTGAAAGCTGATGGcattattgataaatataagGCTCGCTTGGTAGTCAAAGGATATTGTCAAAAATAGGGGCTATATTTCTTTGATACCTATTTCCTAGTAACGAGAATCACATCTATAAGGATGTTGATTGCTGTTGCATCTttatataatttagaaattCACCAAACGAATGTAAATATtgcattcttaaatggagacttagaaaaagaagaagtctATCTAGAACAACCTAAAGGGTTTGTTGTAAAGGGACATGAAAATAAAGTTTGTAAACTGCTAAAGTCTCTTTATAGGCTGaaacaaacactcaaacaaTGGCATGAGAAATTTGATCACACAATGTTATCGAATGGgtttaagataaatgagtgtgataaatgcgtttatgtaaaaatataaatcatgaatgtgtcattgtgtgcttgtatgtagatgatatgttgatAATGGGTACTAATAAACATATCATAGAATCTACAAAGAAGATGTTGAATTCtaattttgacatgaaagaccttgGTCTTGCCGATGTCATTCTTAGAATTCGAATAATCAAAAATTCTGAAAGATATGTGTTTTCTCAGTCACATTATATAGAAAAAATGCTGAGAAAATATGGTCACTATGAGAGTAAGCCAGCAGTTactccatttgatccaaattctaaattgaagaagaacaatgatGAAAGTGTATCTCCTTTAGAATACTCAAGAGTTATTGGAAGTCTAATGTACATAATGAATTGTACAAGATCTGATATTGCCTATTTAGTAGGTAGATTGACAAGATACACGAGCAATCCTGAACATGATCATTAGGTTGCACTAGTCAAGGTACTTAGATACTTAAAGTACACACTTGACTATGGACTAACTTATACGAGGTATCCACCTGTACTGGAATAatttagtgatgctaattggatATCTGATAGCTTAGAGACTAAATCAACCAGTAGGTATGTTTTTATCTTAGGTGGTGCTGTTGTGTCATGGAAGTCTTCAAAACAGACGTGTATAGCACGATCTACAATGGAATAAGAGTTTATAGCTCTTGATAAAGTAGGTGAAAAAGCAGAATGGCTTCGACATTTTCTTGAAGACATTCCATTGTGGCTAAAGCCTGTAAACGCTATGTATATATTGTGACAACTTTGCTGCTTCGATGAGAGCTAAGAATACTGTCTAGAATGGAAAGTCAATATATATAAGGCGAAGGCATAATACAATAAGGCAACTGCTCACCAATGGAATAATTTCCATTGACTATGTGAAGTCGAAAGAAAATATAGCAGATTCTTTAACAAAAGGAGTGACCAGAGAGCAGGTCACATATACAACCAAAGGAATGGGGCTAAAGCCTATGAAATAAATTATCTGGTGATAACCTAACCTAGTTGactggagatcccaagatctaGGTTAAATAGGCAAACTGACTCAAATAATTCATAGTTAACACACTGAGAAACTTATagtttcttcctatttttgaaGTGTAATTAGAGTGTGTGTTCTGTCATTGTTTAAGGTAATGTTGATATCTTACTTAAGAGGAGTAGTGACAGAGTACTCTTAATCAGTATTTACCTATATGAGAGTAGAAGTGGGTTGCTTTTATAAGAACTGTTCAGTTGGTTTTGGTTCTCTAGAGCTCTCATGAATTCAGGATGATATCCAGGACCAAAATGGACACAATCGTATAAAACTCAATGGTATAAGATGAGTTATGTGTGATATCTATTGTTTTGATTTACCACGAGAACGATAGTTCAAGAGCTGGTCTCACTATTTCTTCGGTAAGTTTGATAGATACTCACTAAGGAAAGTTCAAGTCCAAAAGATACCTTACCTGATGCATAATTTCTCTGTTTGCTCTCTGTATCTTTGTGTCACTTTGTTCTGTTTTGTCTCAGCACACTTACACTCATGTGGGAGATtgttgtgtgtgagtgtatTGTGTTATGTGTGTGGGAGTGTTTGTCCCACATTGCTTGGTGAGGAGAGTCTAAGTAGGTATAAATAGCCCAAATCTTGATATTGGGTTTGGGCTCTAAGGGGCACACAAATTTTATGAGTGGGCGAACCCATACACGCACTCGCGCGTCGCCACCATCGTCGGTCCGGTCAGTCAGTTTGGTTCGAATcggattaataaaataatatatttttagtaaaaatttatttaatatatattaatagtttTTTTCCTATTATCCAAACAAACCTCCAGATTTCCAGCGCGTGCGTTGCAGTGCTGTCACGATCTCACCCAGCAACTTTTCAGATTTCATGCGCGTTTTTCGGTTTGTTTTGTCTTTTCGCGATCCCAacttcttttccttgttttatGCATGGCTGTCcaatgctttatatatataatgaggcTCCAGGATCCACTCGCTCTTCTTCTGCATATTGCATATACGAATTTCCTCTCCAATTTACTATTCATCAGAGAGTTCAATCTCATTTccaaacttttttcaatcaaaaataGAGAGCGAAATTCCTTCTTAAGTTCTGTCAGCTCCGACAGTTCTTGGCTGTTGTTCTGCCAGTGAGATCATTTCATCCTAATAGGACTATCACCGTAGTCTGCTAGTCGTCAGTACAGGGCGATTCTGTCTTCAGGATAACGCGCTTGCGTGATTCgatctaaattaaatttttttgctcGTTACAGTATTGTTTACTTtgaccattaattaattacaattttcTTGTATCggttttatattaattattgtcGTTTACCCCAACATGTTTAAAGAATGAAACATGCATCACGACATGATATGGTAGTAAAATCTTATAACAATATTATTTACGATcaagatttaaattttgttaaaataagtttatatatatatatatatatatttacttggAGAACATATAGTGAACCACACAACGGACACAAAGACTGCCTGCAAAACCAACACAAACACTGCAAAAACCAAACCAAGGACAACCCATATTATCCTAAAACCTATAAAGAACAAACCACCGCCACCGTATAAGAACAGCAAAACAAGCGCAAACCCTACGCAAGCAATGAAAACAAGATCTAAACCGAGATACATTACAACTTAAGGGAGTTGACAAAAACCTAAGAGTCAACGGTGGAAAAGTCAACCAAAGGGGCAACGGAGAAAAGTTGCTATGGGCAATGGACCCAGAGAAGGAAACTCCACGGGTTGACAAAAAGCTTTCGATTATGTATGCTTGCTCGATCACTTGCTTAGTAAATTTACTTAATACACACATATTTACAGAATGGTTACAAATTTCACAATATGCATGTCTAGTTACCTAGTGCATGCGCTTAATTTACGGGCTTCTTACACGTGTACAGACATGCAAGCATGAATGGATGAAACGTGTACGGATACTAGCGCATGCTCCTCCATATATGTCTTGGGAATATCAAACTAATGGAAGGAAGGACTACTGTGGCTTATGCATGCTTATCTACTCTCGCAAATTTATTGCCCCATTAATATACATTGATATATAATCAAAGCTCTCTGATACAGACACAGACATGGCACCATTTCCAAATCCTTTGCTCGATCGATCGGTGCGCATCGCTCAATGCAGCTTAATTTCCCTcatcttaattaaatttctctctcactGCTtgctatatctatatatataagacCCGCCCGGCGAGATGCTTCGTGTCCATCTTTCGTCCCTGAAATGGGTTCGACTGGAATGATATCAATCGCCATGAAGTTGGTTTTGTTGTTTGGATTGGCTGTTGTTATGCTAACATATCCTGCCGATGCTCGACTGCTTGGGAAAGAAGACGACAATCTCGGAATGGCGGCGGCGAAATTGGACAACGGGGAGGCGAAGGACGTTTGGCCGCCATTTAGCTTCCCGTTTCCGACCCCGCAATTCCCTCCTTTTCCATTTCCTACCCTACAATTTCCTCCTTTTCCATTTCCAACCCCGCAAATGCCTCCTTTTCCGTTTCCGACCCCAATCCCTCCAATTCCCAATATTCCAGGGGTGCCCCCTCTTCCTCCAACTCAAATCCCTCCAATTCCAAATATTCCAGGAGTGCCCCCACTTCCAACCTTCCCTCCTTTCCATATCCCTAATGTTCCTACCCATGCATGAGCTGGCAGAACGGTTCCTTGAGAATATATGTACTAAGTTTAAGGGAAAATGATAGCTAGATCAGTCTTTCATTTCGTTTGTACATGCTTTGAATCTTTATTTTGCTGTCGTGCCGTAGAAATGGAGTTGGACTGTTTCTTTATGTTCTACTtaccataatatatatacatatatatgtaggATGATTTTGTCGTTTGTTTGTCCAATATCAATGCAAACCAAGGGGTTGAGTTAGTTTTTTCTCCCCCTTTTGTTCTTATTTGGGTGCCGCCACGTATCATCAATCTTTTAAGAAAGGAGAACAAAAGGAGTCCCTCGTTCATGATTAAGAATTTTCCATCCCAACTTACCTAAAAGGGCTTTATTCATCCATGCACTTAGGACTTGGCGTATGAATCGTCAATCACATCCTAGACATGTGTAATGAGACGCCCTTTATTTGAGCGAGCGAGCTAGCGTACATTAAGTAAACTCACCAGTACACGAAAATGAAGACGAGACAACCACGCAGAAGTCTGCTTATTTTCTTTGAATACTCTTCTAATTTATAATTTCCCTTTCATCCAATCTAGTTCTAAACAAACTGAGAGCAACATACAGTCTTATTCATCATCAATCAAACACTATATCTACATACCAAACAGTTGCTTCTGCACGCATGCATGTACATGGCTACGAATCAAAAAATCAAGCATACTCAGAAAAATTACAGGGAAAGTAGATACAAAAATTTAGGAGGGAACAGGGGAAATTACAAAAGAATCATCAGCAGTTCTTCAGCTACCGGTGGCATTGTAAGAGATTTTAACGATGACTGACAAAGGAATGTTGAGCACATGACCTTGATGCCCGAAGAGTCCGATTCTTCCATAGCTGGCAGTAGTGTTGTTCATGGTGGCAACGAAGGATATGTTCAAGACCAGCCTCTCTCCAGCTGCAATGGAGAAGCGAACTGGAGCCACCTTCATGGATACTCCATAGGGCGTGCTCCAGCCCACACTGTACGACTCATTGCTTGCGATGTTGGTTATGGTTCTTTGGACAAGCCTGGCCTGGTTCAGCTTGGCGATGGTGATCGAAGGCAAGTTCAGGTCTACGCCGCTCATGTTGGAGACTGCACAGCTCTGACCGGTGTAATTCAGGACCACGGGGGCTGATCCGTTTATGCCACAAAGGAATGACATATAGTCGTCGTAATCTAGAAAGGCAAGAGAGCTTTGCAGTTGAGACAAATATGATTTTCATGTGGAATAGAACTG from Diospyros lotus cultivar Yz01 chromosome 8, ASM1463336v1, whole genome shotgun sequence carries:
- the LOC127808618 gene encoding vegetative cell wall protein gp1-like, which encodes MGSTGMISIAMKLVLLFGLAVVMLTYPADARLLGKEDDNLGMAAAKLDNGEAKDVWPPFSFPFPTPQFPPFPFPTLQFPPFPFPTPQMPPFPFPTPIPPIPNIPGVPPLPPTQIPPIPNIPGVPPLPTFPPFHIPNVPTHA